CGCACTGGCCTTGCCAAATCGTACCGCGGGTCGTTCAACGCGACGCGCCCGGACGAAATGGCCAGTCACGTCATCAAGGCCGCGCTCGAGCAGGTCCCGCAGCTCGATGCCAAGGAAGTCGAGGACGTCATCCTCGGCTGCGGCTTCCCCGAAGGCGCGCAGGGAATGAACGTGGCGCGCATCGCCGCCCTCGGCGCCGGCATGCCCGAGACCGTTGCCGCCACCACCGTCAACCGCTTCTGCTCTTCGGGCCTGCAGGCGATCGCGATGGCCGCCCACCAGATCCAGGAAGGCGCCGATGCCGCCATCGGCGGCGGCGTCGAGTCGATCACGATGGGCCAGGGCAAGATGAACGCGGACGGCATCGTCAGCGGCCGCGTCATGGAAATGTGGCCCGGCGTCTACATGGGCATGGGCGAGACGGCCGAGGTCGTGGCCGAGCGCTACAACATCTCGCGCGAGGACCAGGACGCGTTTGCGCTGCGCAGCCAGCAGCGCACGGCGGCGGCGCAGCAGAACGGCATCTTCAAGGACGAGATCGTGCCGATGGCGACCAGGTTCGCCAGGAAGGGCAACGACGGCAACATGGAGATGGTCGAGACGGTGGTCGACAAGGACGAGTGCAATCGCCCGAGCACGACGCTGGACGGACTGGCCTCGCTTCCGCCGTCGTTCCGTCAGACCGGCACGGTCACCGCCGGCAACGCCAGCCAGCTCAGCGACGGCGCCTCGGCAACCATCCTCATGTCGGGCGATCGCGCCAGGCAGCTCGGCATCGAGCCGCTCGGCATCTATCGCGGCTTTGCCGTGGCCGGCTGCCGACCCGAGGAGATGGGCATCGGTCCGGTCTTCGCCGTGCCGAAGCTGCTGCAGCGCGCCGGCCTGAAGATCTCCGACATCGACATCGTCGAGCTCAACGAGGCGTTCGCCAGCCAGCTTCTGTACTGCATGCGCACGCTGGGCATCAGCGACGAGCAGATCAATCCGAACGGCGGCTCGATCGCGATCGGTCATCCTTACGGCATGACGGGCTCGCGCATGACCGGCCACATCCTGTACGAGCTGCGCCGTCGCGGCGGCAAGTACGGCATCGTCACCATGTGCATCGGCGGCGGCCAGGGAATGGCTGCGCTGTTCGAGGCCTGCTGACCTGCGGGCGCCGGCTCCGTCTCGCTTCGGCGAAAGCGGAGCCGGCGCCTCCATCGCCGCACACGCCGTGTCGGCAACACGAAAAATCGTCCTGGTCGCGGGCGCGGTCAGCCCCGACCGCACCATCGCCCTGGAGCGCCTGCTTCGGCGTGAAGCCGACAACACCGGCTGGAGCGATCGTCTGGAGATCCGTCTGGGCGGCATCGGTGCGGGCGCGGGCCACGTCAGCGATGCGGGCGAGGCCGCCCTTCGCGCGCACGGCATCGACGCCGCCGGCGCCGCCTGTCCGGACCTGGAGCGGCGGCGCGACCTGTTCGACGGCGCCACGATGATCGTCACCGACAGCGGCCAGGCCGCCGACACGCTGGTGGACTGGGATGAAACGGCCGATGCCGACTTCGTCAGCCTCGATGAGCTCGGCGGTGGCGGCGGCGAGGACGCCGAGACCGCTCCCGGTCAGGCGCCCATTGCCCAGGACGTCGACGAGATCGCCCGGCTGGTGACCGAGGTCCTGCGCCGGGTCGTGGCTACGCCCGCGCTCTAGGCTCGCTCAGCCGTGACCGGCGCCTCGTGTCTTTCGCGCTACTGGATCGTACGTGGCTTGGCCACGGCCATGCCGTAGTACGTGGTGTTCTCGCTGCTGCCGAAGTCGATGATGTCGCACTCGACGTTGGCGTCGATCTGCTGCTTGGTGACGCTGTAGATGCGAGCCCGCGCGAACCCGATGATCTTGGTGAAGCCGCTCGGGTTGCCGCAGCCGTCGCTGTCGTAGACCGGTACGAGCACGCGCCAGTTGTTGGCCGCGTCCCTTTTCGCCTTGTACAGGTCCTCGAACTCGTCATAGGCCGAGGAGACCGTTCCGCCGGTGAAGTTGAAATACGTGGAGCCGGCAACCACCGCCGGCGCCGTGTAGGTGCCATCCTCCAGCCCCTCGATGATCTTGCGCAGGGTGCTGGCGCTGTGGCTGGGATCGTTGAAGGTGTGCCAGCCGGCGCAACCGATGGTGCTGTTGGTGGGGTGGAAGCGGATCGCCGAGTCGGTTCCGCAGGGGGAGTCCTTGGCGGTAAACCAGGCCTTGGAGATTCCTACCGGAATGTCGGCCTTGCCCGCCGGGATGGACGATACGGATGCAACGCCCGCCGCCGCCGCCGAGGCGGACACCTTGAACGTGTCGACTCCCACCACGCTGGCCAGCAGCGTCGAGACGGCGCCGTTGACGGTTTCGTCGCGGCGCGCACGGATCTGTACGGCGTCGGCGCCGGTGTCGGTCGCGGTGACGGCGCCGGTCTGCTTGTTCCACGTGCCGATGACGACGTCGGCGGCGGCGATGTCGACGCTCTTGCCGGCGGCGTAGTTCTGCTGGGAGAATTCGTTGATGTTGGCCAGAATGCGGGCCTTGTCGGCGGCGGTCAGGGTGTACTTGCGGTAGTCCTTGTTCCCCATTTCGTCGTAGACGCGGCCGAGCTCGCGACCGCCGGAGGCCGCGCCGGCGTCGGCGATGCTCTGCAACTGCGTTCTGGTCAGGACGATGTAGCCGACGTCCATGACGAGCGCCGCCATTGCCAGCAGCGCGATGCCGCCTCCGAGCGCCAGCATCGTCACGATGCCACGCTCGCCGCGGCGCTCGGCGAACACCGGATCGACGGTTCCTCCCGTGCCTGGAAGCGCCGGCCCTGACGGGGAGCCCTCTTTGCGGTCTGTGGTCAGGCTCATCACGTGTTCCCCCTTCGACACTGGCCGGAAATCCTTCCCGGCAAGGACAGCCAACGGACAAGCAAAGGCCGTGCCCAATGCGGGAGTGTCGCAAGCGATAGCCAGTGCCGCGAAAAATCAGCCTGTAACGGTCTTCGCCGGCTGAGACAGAGAGACACGTGCGGGAACAGGCCCGCAGGCCGCTGCGGGTCTCGCGCCGCAGAACCGCCTCGTCTGCGTTGCAATGTTGCACGATCATCACGGGCCGTGGCTTTTGGCCGCCGGTCCGCAGCGTGCCGTTGGTAGTCGGCTGCGGTCATCCCGAGGGAACAGAGGGCGCGGTCGCGGCCTACTCGACGGTGACGCTCTTGGCCAGGTTGCGCGGCTGGTCGACGTCGGTGCCGCGCTCGACGGCGACGTAATAGGACAGAAGCTGCAGGGGCACCGTCAGCACTGCCGGCATCAGCAGGCTCTCGGTCGCCGGCACCGTCACGACCCACTCGGCAATGCGAGTCAGCTCGGCGTCGGCATCGTCGGTGACGGCCAGGATGCGCCCGCCGCGGGACTGCACCTCCATCAGGTTGCTGAGCGTCTTCTCGTAGACCTCGTCCTTGGGGATGATGACGACCACCGGCAGCGTCTCGTCGATGAGCGCGATGGGGCCGTGCTTCATCTCGCCGGAAGGATAGCCCTCGGCGTGGATGTACGAGATCTCCTTGAGCTTGAGCGCCCCCTCGAGGGCCACGGGGAAGTTCACGCCGCGGCCGAGGTAGAGGACATCGGAGGCCGTCGAGATCTGCCGCGACAGCCTGGCAATGTCGGCCTCGCAGCGTAGCGCCGCCTCCACGTGCATGGGCAGCTCGACCATGGCCTGCACGTAGCGCGCTTCCTCTTCCTGCGAGAGATCGCCGACGCGTCGCCCCAGCCACACCGCGAGCATGTAGAAAGCGCAGAGCTGGGTGGTGAAGGCCTTCGTGCTGGCCACGCTGATCTCGGGACCCGCGTGCGTGTACAGGACGTAGTCGGCCTTGCGCGCGATGGAGGAGTCGACGACGTTGCAGATCGCGAGCACCCTGGCGCCGCGCTCGTGCGCCGCCTCCACCGCTGCCAGCGTGTCGGCGGTCTCCCCGGACTGCGACACCACGATCATCAGAGTGCGCTCATCCAGGACTGGATTGCGGTAGCGGTACTCGCTGCCGTAATCGACGTCGACGGGCAGGCGGACCAGCCGCTCGATGGCGTACTTGCCGATCAGGCCGGCATGCCAGGCCGTACCGCACGCGACGACGGCGATGCGCTCGATCGCGTCGAGCCCCGCCTCGAGCTCGTTCAGCTCTCCGAGCGTGACCGTACAGGCATCCTGGTCCAGGCGGCCTCGCAGCGTGTCGATCATGGCGGTCGGCTGCTCGTGGATCTCCTTGAGCAGGAAATGCTTGTAGCCGCCTTTCTGCGCCGTGACGGGATCCCACGTGATCCGCCGTGGCGCGCGGTCGACCGCCTCTCCGTCAAACGTGCGGATCCGCACCGACTCCGCGGTCACCTCGGCCATCTCGCCGTCTTCGAGAAAGATGACCTCGCGCGTGTAGTCGAGCAGCGCCGGAACGTCGGAGGCGACGAGGTTCTCGCCGTCGCCGAGGCCCACCACAACAGGCGTGGCGTTCTTGGCCGCGATCAGCCGCCCCGGCTCGCTCGCCGACAGCACCACGATCGCGAACGATCCGCGCAGCCGCGCGATGGCCGCCCGCGTGGCCTCGGACAGGGACTTGCCGCCGCGGCACTCCAGGTCGATCAGGTGACCGATGACTTCGGTGTCGGTGTCCGAGCACATCCTGCAGCCGGCCGCCGCCAGCTCCTCGCGCAGCCCGACATAGTTCTCGATGATGCCGTTGTGGATGACGACCACGTCGCCGGCGCGGTGCGGATGCGCGTTGCGCTCGGAGGGCTTGCCGTGCGTGGCCCAGCGCGTGTGGCCGATGCCCACGCTTCCCTGCAGCGGCTCGCCGTCGAGCAGCGCCTGCAGGTTGTCGAGCTTGCCGACGGCACGCCGGACGTCGATGTTGCCGTCGACCTGCGTGGCCAGCCCGGCGCTGTCGTAGCCGCGATACTCGAGCTTGCGCAGACCGCCGATCAGCACGTTCTCGGCGCGCCGGTGGCCGACGTATCCGACGATCCCGCACATCCTACTTCTTCTCCTTGGCCTTCTGACGCGCGCGAAACGCTTCGACCCAGCCATCTCGCCCGCGCTGCGGCTTGTCGTTGAACGCGAGCGAGCCGGGCGCGACATCCTTGGTGATGGTGGAGCCGGCGGCGATGTAGCTGTCGGCGCCGACGGTGACCGGAGCGACCAGCTGGGTGTCGCTTCCGATCTGCACGCGGTCGCCGATGACGGTGCGGTGCTTGCGGAAGCCGTCGTAGTTGCAGGTGATGGTGCCGGCGCCGATGTTGGCGTCCTCGCCTACGCTGGCGTCGCCGATGTAGGCGAGGTGGTTGGCCTTGCTGCGCGCGCCGATGCTCGCCTTCTTGACCTCGACGAAGTTGCCGATGTGCACCTGCTCGCCGAGGTCGGCCTCCGGCCGCAGATGCGCATAGGGCCCGACCTTGGCGCCCGCGCCGATGGTCGCGCGGTCGGCGACCACTCCCCACCGCACCAGCGCGCCGTCGCCTACCCGCGTATCGCGCAAAAACGTCGAGCCTTCCAGAACGCATCGCTCGCCGATCACGGTTGCGCCCGAAAGGCGTACGGTCGGACCGACGACCGTGTCGGCCCCGATGCGGACGTCCACCGACAGCATCGTCGACGGCGGATCGAGGAACGTCACGCCCTGGTCCATCCAATCCAGGATCAGGCGCTCCTGCAGCAGGCTCTCGACGCGGGCGAGATCGGCGCGGCTGTTGACGCCGAGGCCTTCCTCCCCTTCCTCCAGCGTCGCGCATGCCGCGGCGCCTTGATTGGAAGCGATCTCCACCAGATCGGTCAGATAGTACTCGCCCTGTGCGTTGTCGCGCCCGAGCCGGTCCAGCTCGCGCAGGAGGAACTGGGCGTCGAAGCAGTAGGTGCCGGTGTTGATCTCGTCGATCATCGTCTCTTCTTCGGCCGCGTCGGCGTCCTCGACGATGCGAAGCTCGCCCTGACCTTTGCCGCGAACGATGCGCCCGTAGCCGGTCGGATCCTCCACCTTCGCGCTGAGCACCGTCACCTTGGCGCCGGCCGCGCGATGCTCGAGCACCAGCTCCTGCATCGTCTCGCTGCGCAGCAGCGGAACGTCGCCGCACAGCACCAGCACGTCGCCGTCGAAGCCTTCGAGAGCCGGCCTCGCCTGCATGACGGCATGTCCGGTGCCGAGCTGCTCGCTCTGAAGGACGGTCGTCACGCCCTCGCCGACGACCGCGCGTACCGCATCGCCTTGATGACCGACGACGACGATGATGGGCGAAGGCGACAGCGCGGCTGCCGACTGCAG
This is a stretch of genomic DNA from Candidatus Limnocylindrales bacterium. It encodes these proteins:
- a CDS encoding thiolase family protein — protein: MREAVIVASKRTGLAKSYRGSFNATRPDEMASHVIKAALEQVPQLDAKEVEDVILGCGFPEGAQGMNVARIAALGAGMPETVAATTVNRFCSSGLQAIAMAAHQIQEGADAAIGGGVESITMGQGKMNADGIVSGRVMEMWPGVYMGMGETAEVVAERYNISREDQDAFALRSQQRTAAAQQNGIFKDEIVPMATRFARKGNDGNMEMVETVVDKDECNRPSTTLDGLASLPPSFRQTGTVTAGNASQLSDGASATILMSGDRARQLGIEPLGIYRGFAVAGCRPEEMGIGPVFAVPKLLQRAGLKISDIDIVELNEAFASQLLYCMRTLGISDEQINPNGGSIAIGHPYGMTGSRMTGHILYELRRRGGKYGIVTMCIGGGQGMAALFEAC
- a CDS encoding pilus assembly protein TadG-related protein — encoded protein: MSLTTDRKEGSPSGPALPGTGGTVDPVFAERRGERGIVTMLALGGGIALLAMAALVMDVGYIVLTRTQLQSIADAGAASGGRELGRVYDEMGNKDYRKYTLTAADKARILANINEFSQQNYAAGKSVDIAAADVVIGTWNKQTGAVTATDTGADAVQIRARRDETVNGAVSTLLASVVGVDTFKVSASAAAAGVASVSSIPAGKADIPVGISKAWFTAKDSPCGTDSAIRFHPTNSTIGCAGWHTFNDPSHSASTLRKIIEGLEDGTYTAPAVVAGSTYFNFTGGTVSSAYDEFEDLYKAKRDAANNWRVLVPVYDSDGCGNPSGFTKIIGFARARIYSVTKQQIDANVECDIIDFGSSENTTYYGMAVAKPRTIQ
- the glmU gene encoding bifunctional UDP-N-acetylglucosamine diphosphorylase/glucosamine-1-phosphate N-acetyltransferase GlmU, with translation MTRQSKPSPKRSRPLAAVVLAAGQGKRMRSSLAKVLHEVAGRPLILHVLQSAAALSPSPIIVVVGHQGDAVRAVVGEGVTTVLQSEQLGTGHAVMQARPALEGFDGDVLVLCGDVPLLRSETMQELVLEHRAAGAKVTVLSAKVEDPTGYGRIVRGKGQGELRIVEDADAAEEETMIDEINTGTYCFDAQFLLRELDRLGRDNAQGEYYLTDLVEIASNQGAAACATLEEGEEGLGVNSRADLARVESLLQERLILDWMDQGVTFLDPPSTMLSVDVRIGADTVVGPTVRLSGATVIGERCVLEGSTFLRDTRVGDGALVRWGVVADRATIGAGAKVGPYAHLRPEADLGEQVHIGNFVEVKKASIGARSKANHLAYIGDASVGEDANIGAGTITCNYDGFRKHRTVIGDRVQIGSDTQLVAPVTVGADSYIAAGSTITKDVAPGSLAFNDKPQRGRDGWVEAFRARQKAKEKK
- the glmS gene encoding glutamine--fructose-6-phosphate transaminase (isomerizing); this translates as MCGIVGYVGHRRAENVLIGGLRKLEYRGYDSAGLATQVDGNIDVRRAVGKLDNLQALLDGEPLQGSVGIGHTRWATHGKPSERNAHPHRAGDVVVIHNGIIENYVGLREELAAAGCRMCSDTDTEVIGHLIDLECRGGKSLSEATRAAIARLRGSFAIVVLSASEPGRLIAAKNATPVVVGLGDGENLVASDVPALLDYTREVIFLEDGEMAEVTAESVRIRTFDGEAVDRAPRRITWDPVTAQKGGYKHFLLKEIHEQPTAMIDTLRGRLDQDACTVTLGELNELEAGLDAIERIAVVACGTAWHAGLIGKYAIERLVRLPVDVDYGSEYRYRNPVLDERTLMIVVSQSGETADTLAAVEAAHERGARVLAICNVVDSSIARKADYVLYTHAGPEISVASTKAFTTQLCAFYMLAVWLGRRVGDLSQEEEARYVQAMVELPMHVEAALRCEADIARLSRQISTASDVLYLGRGVNFPVALEGALKLKEISYIHAEGYPSGEMKHGPIALIDETLPVVVIIPKDEVYEKTLSNLMEVQSRGGRILAVTDDADAELTRIAEWVVTVPATESLLMPAVLTVPLQLLSYYVAVERGTDVDQPRNLAKSVTVE